A single region of the Pseudomonas sp. VD-NE ins genome encodes:
- a CDS encoding PAAR domain-containing protein, with translation MKDAIRLGDSTTHGGKVLEAFSQTDLNGKPIAGVGHKVSCPLCKGIFPIAEGSSTYTVDGTPIALDGMKTACGAALIASGPKGAVVS, from the coding sequence ATGAAAGACGCCATTCGCTTGGGCGACTCCACCACTCACGGTGGCAAGGTCCTCGAAGCTTTCTCCCAGACTGACCTCAACGGCAAGCCCATTGCCGGGGTCGGTCACAAAGTCAGTTGCCCGTTGTGCAAAGGGATATTCCCGATTGCCGAGGGCAGCAGCACTTACACCGTCGATGGCACGCCCATCGCGCTAGATGGCATGAAAACCGCCTGCGGCGCTGCGCTGATTGCCAGTGGCCCGAAAGGCGCGGTCGTCAGCTGA
- a CDS encoding DUF4265 domain-containing protein, producing the protein MEKIFFRLAVTNDYPPVSSESVWAESMACGSFTVKNIPFYSKDACLDDEILTKAGADGERYFDKVITSSGNSTIRIIFFDAGEPHISIVLEKLVDMGCTWEGMSEKFFSVNIPVSVSLDEVIDYLSEGEESGWLDYEYGLLRQ; encoded by the coding sequence ATGGAAAAGATTTTTTTTAGATTAGCCGTCACGAATGATTACCCACCCGTCTCAAGTGAGAGTGTTTGGGCAGAGTCAATGGCTTGCGGATCATTCACGGTGAAAAACATACCGTTCTACTCCAAGGATGCTTGTCTCGATGACGAGATTCTGACTAAAGCGGGGGCCGACGGTGAGCGTTACTTTGACAAGGTGATCACAAGCAGTGGAAACAGCACTATTCGAATTATCTTTTTTGATGCAGGGGAGCCTCATATTTCCATCGTCCTGGAGAAACTGGTTGACATGGGATGCACTTGGGAAGGAATGAGTGAAAAATTCTTTTCCGTAAATATTCCCGTAAGCGTTTCTCTTGATGAAGTGATCGACTACCTGAGTGAGGGAGAGGAAAGCGGGTGGTTGGATTATGAATACGGCCTGCTTCGCCAGTAG
- a CDS encoding type VI secretion system tip protein TssI/VgrG yields MFSPANQPHFNLTVDGIDSDFQVLSFTGREALNTPFEFELELVSEKASINLESVLHKLAFLQLSPTGTGIHGLVYSIAQGEAGKRLTRYKISLRPQLVYLAHRVNQRIFQQMTVQQIISQVLEEHGILASDYHFQLSAIYPERIYCVQYDESDLDFIQRLCEEEGIHYHFQHTSSGHKLTFGDDQTVFPKLAPVAYQQDSGLVADKPVVKRFGLRLATRTSRTTRRDYDFVKPKIELESDAKSSAQPDLEDYDYPGRFVDRERGKHLANRALERHRSDYRLAEGNSDQPILVSGHFLALTDHANPTWNDLWLLTEIFHEGKQPQVLEESVTSDTTDLKDDFHQGYRNRFSAIPWDVPYRPPLDHPKPKVLGTQSAVVCGPEGEEIYCDQYGRVKVQFFWDREGKHDDMTSCWMRVASSWAAETFGSINIPRVGMEVLITFLEGDPDQPLITGCLYHGANLPPYKLPDFKTLATVKSKEYKGSRANELRIDDTTSEISIALRSDHGASAINLGYLTHPRPSGGQPRGEGFELRTDRHGAVRAAAGLLITTEPRPNESKHHKDLPETAERLATASDQQDGFAVQAKELQAQEAGDQDDVAKALHAQHQGVLGSGPANLTANEFPEFTEPHLVLASPAGIALTTPRSSHIATGEHLALSSTGHTSLSIGKRLLASASRGMRLFVQSMGWRLVAASGDIDVRALKDSINLLAKLNITANADRITITAKTELVIQGGGSATTYNAGGITHATSGPYTAHAANFAYTGAKSLAGVFPEPPKPGKGNLELFNQYAGRQGIKEGDYEVIDALGKSIKGKLDGKGFASVAGAAPGPARVLFGKDPADTWSDGSYIGKPEWPLNPPGPEEVPSQVQAMVAQVLPSKSWEMLEKGKDMAQTGMSAMQTAQGAMQTAQQVKGVVQGGVAGLPKLASAAMPSASSILGAASKGGQLPTLPAPTLPKPSLKTPGLLAGEMLS; encoded by the coding sequence ATGTTCTCACCGGCCAACCAGCCTCATTTCAATCTGACCGTCGATGGCATCGACAGCGATTTCCAGGTGCTGTCGTTCACCGGTCGCGAGGCCCTTAACACGCCGTTCGAATTCGAGCTGGAACTGGTCAGCGAAAAGGCCTCGATCAACCTCGAAAGCGTGCTGCACAAACTGGCGTTTCTTCAGCTGTCGCCAACCGGCACGGGGATCCACGGGCTGGTCTACAGCATCGCTCAGGGCGAGGCGGGCAAGCGCCTGACGCGCTACAAGATCTCCCTGCGCCCGCAACTGGTCTACCTCGCGCACCGGGTCAACCAGCGCATCTTCCAGCAGATGACCGTGCAGCAGATCATCAGCCAGGTGCTGGAAGAACACGGCATCCTCGCCAGCGATTACCACTTCCAGCTCAGCGCGATTTACCCCGAGCGCATTTACTGCGTGCAGTACGACGAATCGGACCTGGATTTCATCCAGCGCTTGTGTGAAGAAGAGGGCATTCACTACCACTTCCAGCACACGTCCAGCGGCCACAAACTGACCTTCGGCGATGACCAGACGGTGTTCCCGAAACTCGCGCCAGTGGCCTATCAGCAGGACTCCGGACTGGTCGCCGACAAACCGGTGGTCAAGCGTTTCGGCCTGCGTCTGGCCACGCGCACCAGCCGCACCACGCGGCGTGATTACGACTTCGTCAAACCGAAAATCGAGCTGGAAAGCGACGCCAAAAGCAGCGCCCAACCGGACCTCGAAGACTACGATTACCCGGGTCGTTTCGTCGATCGCGAGCGCGGCAAACACCTGGCCAATCGCGCGCTCGAACGTCACCGCAGTGACTATCGCCTGGCCGAGGGCAACAGCGATCAGCCGATCCTCGTCAGCGGACATTTCCTCGCCCTGACCGACCACGCCAATCCGACCTGGAATGACTTGTGGCTGCTCACCGAAATCTTCCACGAAGGTAAACAACCGCAGGTGCTGGAAGAGTCGGTGACCAGCGACACCACCGACCTCAAGGACGATTTTCACCAGGGCTACCGCAACCGCTTCAGCGCGATCCCGTGGGACGTGCCATACCGTCCGCCGCTCGATCACCCGAAACCGAAAGTCCTCGGCACGCAAAGTGCGGTGGTCTGCGGCCCCGAAGGCGAAGAGATCTATTGCGACCAGTACGGCCGGGTGAAGGTGCAATTCTTCTGGGACCGCGAAGGCAAACACGACGACATGACCAGTTGCTGGATGCGCGTCGCGTCGAGCTGGGCCGCGGAAACCTTTGGCTCGATCAACATCCCACGGGTCGGCATGGAGGTGTTAATCACCTTCCTTGAGGGCGATCCCGATCAGCCGCTGATCACCGGTTGCCTTTACCACGGCGCGAATCTGCCGCCGTACAAACTGCCGGATTTCAAAACCCTGGCGACGGTCAAGAGCAAGGAATACAAGGGCAGCCGCGCCAACGAACTGCGCATCGACGACACCACCAGCGAGATCAGCATTGCGCTGCGCAGCGACCACGGCGCGAGTGCGATCAACCTCGGTTACCTGACCCATCCGCGCCCGAGCGGTGGTCAGCCGCGCGGTGAAGGTTTTGAGTTACGAACCGACCGCCACGGTGCGGTGCGTGCGGCGGCCGGCCTGTTGATCACCACCGAGCCGCGTCCGAACGAATCGAAACACCACAAGGATCTGCCGGAAACGGCCGAGCGTCTCGCCACGGCTAGCGATCAGCAGGATGGCTTCGCCGTTCAAGCCAAAGAGTTGCAGGCCCAGGAGGCTGGCGATCAGGACGACGTCGCCAAGGCATTGCATGCCCAGCATCAAGGCGTGCTCGGCAGTGGCCCGGCCAACCTCACCGCCAACGAATTCCCCGAGTTCACCGAACCGCATCTGGTCCTCGCCAGCCCGGCCGGCATCGCCCTGACCACACCGCGCTCAAGCCACATCGCCACCGGCGAACACCTGGCCCTGAGCAGCACCGGCCACACCAGCCTGTCGATCGGCAAACGCCTGCTGGCCAGCGCCAGTCGCGGCATGCGCCTGTTCGTGCAAAGCATGGGCTGGCGCTTGGTCGCGGCCTCCGGCGACATCGACGTGCGTGCGCTGAAGGACAGCATCAACCTGCTGGCCAAACTCAACATCACCGCCAACGCCGATCGCATCACCATCACCGCGAAAACCGAACTGGTGATCCAGGGCGGCGGCAGCGCCACCACCTACAACGCCGGCGGCATCACCCACGCCACCAGCGGCCCGTACACCGCCCACGCGGCGAACTTCGCCTACACCGGCGCGAAATCTTTGGCCGGGGTATTCCCGGAACCGCCGAAACCGGGCAAGGGCAATCTGGAACTGTTCAACCAATACGCCGGGCGCCAAGGCATCAAGGAAGGCGATTACGAAGTCATCGATGCGCTGGGTAAAAGCATCAAGGGCAAGCTCGACGGCAAGGGTTTCGCCAGCGTCGCCGGCGCTGCACCGGGGCCGGCGCGTGTGCTGTTCGGCAAGGATCCGGCGGACACCTGGAGCGATGGCAGTTACATCGGTAAGCCGGAATGGCCATTGAATCCGCCGGGGCCGGAAGAGGTGCCGAGTCAGGTACAAGCCATGGTCGCGCAGGTGTTGCCGAGCAAGAGTTGGGAGATGTTGGAGAAGGGTAAGGACATGGCGCAAACAGGGATGAGTGCGATGCAGACGGCGCAAGGTGCGATGCAAACAGCGCAGCAGGTGAAAGGTGTGGTGCAGGGCGGGGTGGCCGGGTTGCCGAAACTGGCGAGTGCAGCGATGCCGAGCGCGTCGAGCATCCTTGGCGCCGCGAGCAAGGGCGGCCAGTTACCGACGCTTCCCGCACCAACGCTTCCAAAACCTTCCTTGAAAACCCCGGGCCTGTTGGCGGGAGAGATGCTGTCATGA
- a CDS encoding Hcp family type VI secretion system effector: MATPAYMSVTGEKQGLITAGAFTADSVGNTFQEGHEDQVMVQAFTHDVIIPRDPQSGQPTGQRVHKPVVITKVYDKASPLLQAALTSGERMSEIVIQWYRTSAQGTQEHYYTTKLEDAIIVAINNKMHNCQDPGNAHFTHLEEVQFTYRKITWTHEVSGTSGSDDWRAPVV; this comes from the coding sequence ATGGCAACACCAGCGTACATGTCCGTCACTGGCGAAAAACAAGGCCTGATCACCGCCGGCGCATTCACCGCCGACTCCGTTGGCAACACCTTTCAGGAAGGCCACGAAGACCAGGTCATGGTGCAGGCTTTCACCCACGACGTGATCATCCCGCGTGACCCGCAATCCGGTCAGCCAACCGGTCAGCGCGTGCACAAGCCAGTGGTCATCACCAAGGTCTACGACAAGGCTTCGCCACTGCTGCAAGCGGCGCTGACTTCCGGCGAGCGCATGAGCGAAATCGTTATCCAGTGGTACCGCACTTCGGCGCAAGGCACCCAAGAGCACTACTACACCACCAAACTGGAAGACGCGATCATCGTCGCCATCAACAACAAAATGCACAACTGCCAGGACCCAGGCAACGCGCACTTCACCCACCTGGAAGAAGTGCAGTTCACCTACCGCAAAATCACCTGGACCCACGAAGTTTCCGGTACTTCGGGTTCCGATGACTGGCGTGCTCCAGTCGTTTAA